One Streptomyces sp. 840.1 genomic window, TGCTGCTGCGCTGTCTTCCCGTACGGCTGGTGGTGCGTGCCGCCCGGCTCGCGGGCCGCCTGCCGGGCCGACCCGCCTCACCGGAGGAGGCCGACGCGGTGTGCGCGGCGGTACGCCGGGCGGTCGGGTGGTGGCCCGGCAGGGCAGCGTGCCTGGAGGAGTCGCTGGCCGCCTACCTGGCCGCCGCACTGACCGGCCGCCGAGTGGCGTGGGTGCTCGGGGCCCGGTTCGTACCGCAGGGCGCGCACGCCTGGATCGCCACCGCAGACGCCGTACACGGGCAGGAACCCGCCGACCGAGTGTGGCCGTACCGGGCCGCTCTCACGGTGGAATCATCGAACTGAAATTCGCCACCCTTCGCCACCACAACCACCCGTATGGGTGACGCGTTGCGCCCGGTATGAAAACCACGCACCACGAACAGTCCGCCCCTGCACCCCGAGTACCGTGGCGGCGGCGCGCCCGCCCCGCCGCCACGGACGTCATCCCGCAGTACGCGGTCAGCGCCGAACGCCACGACAGCGCCCTCAACGACTCCTTCGCCACCATGGCCCGGCGCCTGCCAGCCCTGTCGGCCACAGCCCTGCGCCTGGCCTGGCAGGCCGACCGGCCCGCACTGCTGCTCACCGCACTGCTCCAGGTAGGTAGCGGCATCGCTACCGCGATCGGCCTGTACGCCACCAAGGGCGCGCTCTCCCCGCTGTTCGCCTCCGGCCCGGCCGCCGACCGGCTGCACTCCGCGCTCCCCGCGATCATCGTCATCATGACGGCCGCCGCCCTCCGCTCCCTGATCGGGGCCGCCACCCTGGCCACCACCGCCCGGATCGGGCCCCGCGTCGACGCCATCGCCGAACTCCGCTACCTCCACGCCGCCACCAGCGTTCCGCTCGCCTCGTACGACGACCCGGCCTGGTGCGACCACAGCGAGGCCGCGAACCGGGCGTCGAAGGACGCCCACCTGATGGTCGACGCGCTCACCGCCGTCAGCACCGCCCTGATCGGGTTGCTCGCCTCCGCCGGCATCCTCGCCGCCCTCCACCCCCTTCTCCTTCCTCTGTTGCTCCTGGCCGTGGTCCCCCGCGGGGCGGCGGCAGTACAGGCGGCCCGCTCGGCATACCGCGCCGAGCGCCACACCCTGGCCGATCGACGGCTGCGGCACACCCTCATCTACAACACCGCCGGGCGGCCGACCGCGCTGGACGTGCGCGCCGCGACGATGCGGCCCTGGCTGCTGAGCCGGTTCACGGAGGTGACCGAGCGGCTGACGGCGCACGCGGCCCGGGTGGGCCGGGAGACCGGCCGCTACCAGCTGCTGGGCGACGCCCTGGCCGGTGCCGCGGCGATGCTGGTGTACGCGGCGCTCGCCGCTCTGGTGATCTCAGGCCGGGTGCCGCTGGCGGCGGCAGGCACTGCGGTGGTGGCGGTGCAGGCCAGCCGCATGATGCTCGCCGGGCTCGTGACCGGGATGAACACCACCTACAAGACCGGTCTCTACCTCGGCGACTGGGCCGACTTCGTCGCGGACGGAGAACAGCGGACGCGGGCCAGGGAGTTCACCGGGACGGTCCCGGCGGAGCCGGACGTGCTCCTGGCCAAGGACATCACCTTCCACTACCCCGGGCACACCACCCCCGCCCTGGACCGGGTGAGCGTGACCGTGCGGCGTGGCGAGACGCTGGCGATCGTCGGGG contains:
- a CDS encoding ABC transporter ATP-binding protein, encoding MKTTHHEQSAPAPRVPWRRRARPAATDVIPQYAVSAERHDSALNDSFATMARRLPALSATALRLAWQADRPALLLTALLQVGSGIATAIGLYATKGALSPLFASGPAADRLHSALPAIIVIMTAAALRSLIGAATLATTARIGPRVDAIAELRYLHAATSVPLASYDDPAWCDHSEAANRASKDAHLMVDALTAVSTALIGLLASAGILAALHPLLLPLLLLAVVPRGAAAVQAARSAYRAERHTLADRRLRHTLIYNTAGRPTALDVRAATMRPWLLSRFTEVTERLTAHAARVGRETGRYQLLGDALAGAAAMLVYAALAALVISGRVPLAAAGTAVVAVQASRMMLAGLVTGMNTTYKTGLYLGDWADFVADGEQRTRAREFTGTVPAEPDVLLAKDITFHYPGHTTPALDRVSVTVRRGETLAIVGANGSGKSTLAKLLAGLYEPTQGAVEWGGVDLATVDPEAVWAKLAMLPQDIARWPVAARENITLGQGDGDDQAVMEAAKLAGADVVIEQLADGLDTNLAPSQWGGRDLSGGQWQRLAGARAFFRKDAPVLICDEPTSALDPRAEEAMYERIRALGAGRTVILITHRLGSTRSADRIVVLDRGRLIEEGTHESLLGLDGEYADMWRTQAQTYGEQLQPQR